One region of Ornithinibacter aureus genomic DNA includes:
- a CDS encoding DUF4229 domain-containing protein — translation MLRYTVLRLLVFFGVLSALWLLGLRGQENMLLLVAGAALLSAVISYFGLRRFREDYSAQLAQKIEQRMEAKQAKQAAAGAGSTDEDAEDAEAARGDDTFR, via the coding sequence GTGCTTCGGTACACCGTCCTGCGCCTGCTCGTCTTCTTCGGCGTGCTGTCCGCGCTCTGGCTGCTCGGGCTGCGCGGCCAGGAGAACATGCTCCTGCTCGTCGCCGGTGCGGCCCTGCTCTCGGCCGTCATCTCGTACTTCGGCCTGCGCCGCTTCCGGGAGGACTACTCGGCGCAGCTCGCCCAGAAGATCGAGCAGCGGATGGAGGCCAAGCAGGCCAAGCAGGCGGCTGCCGGGGCCGGCTCGACCGATGAGGATGCCGAGGACGCCGAGGCCGCGCGCGGGGACGACACCTTCCGCTGA
- the ccsB gene encoding c-type cytochrome biogenesis protein CcsB, translating into MTDQDLAQLSNTAIYSAMVVLTLAMLAYAVYLARLAPTRGEQAGTDAVESRDGARELVGADGRAVATGSAAEVSDAVARDGAPTAGGGRTASGTTSDRGRESEPLAARKAAGIGWMLTLLATALVVAGVVLRALEVHRWPLGNMYEFAIVGAVFVLVSYCAWALRRDLRWLGLFVVTPVLLNLGLAITVWYTDASELMPSLRSVWLAIHVAVATLSVAVFTIGFSLGILYLVQDRLQSDPRGTRSFMDRLPDARALERLTYAVHIVAFPLWTFTVIAGAIWARQAWGSYWNWDPKEVWSFVIWVVYAAYLHARATTGWKRQNAVWIALAGYGGIIINFAVVNVFFVGQHSYSGL; encoded by the coding sequence ATGACCGACCAGGACCTCGCCCAGCTGTCGAACACGGCCATCTACTCCGCGATGGTGGTGCTCACCCTCGCGATGCTGGCCTACGCCGTATACCTCGCGCGCCTCGCCCCCACGCGTGGTGAGCAGGCCGGCACGGATGCCGTCGAGAGCCGTGACGGGGCACGCGAGCTCGTCGGGGCCGACGGTCGCGCCGTCGCCACGGGGTCGGCCGCCGAGGTGTCGGATGCCGTGGCGCGCGATGGTGCGCCGACCGCGGGAGGTGGGCGGACGGCATCCGGCACGACGTCGGACCGTGGGCGCGAGAGCGAGCCGCTGGCGGCCCGCAAGGCGGCCGGAATCGGGTGGATGCTGACCCTGCTCGCCACCGCGCTCGTCGTCGCGGGTGTGGTGCTGCGCGCGCTCGAGGTGCACCGGTGGCCGCTCGGCAACATGTACGAGTTCGCGATCGTCGGGGCGGTGTTCGTGCTGGTGTCGTACTGCGCGTGGGCGCTGCGGCGGGACCTGCGCTGGCTCGGCCTGTTCGTCGTCACCCCCGTGCTGCTCAACCTCGGGCTGGCCATCACCGTCTGGTACACCGACGCGTCCGAGCTCATGCCGTCGCTGCGCTCGGTGTGGCTGGCCATCCACGTCGCGGTCGCGACCCTGTCGGTGGCGGTGTTCACCATCGGGTTCTCGCTCGGCATCCTCTACCTCGTGCAGGACAGGCTGCAGTCCGACCCGAGGGGCACGCGCAGCTTCATGGACCGCCTGCCCGACGCGCGCGCGCTGGAGCGGCTGACCTACGCGGTGCACATCGTGGCCTTCCCGCTGTGGACGTTCACCGTCATCGCCGGAGCGATCTGGGCCCGTCAGGCGTGGGGCTCCTACTGGAACTGGGACCCCAAGGAGGTCTGGAGCTTCGTCATCTGGGTCGTCTACGCCGCGTACCTGCACGCCCGCGCGACGACCGGGTGGAAGCGCCAGAACGCCGTGTGGATCGCGCTGGCCGGGTACGGCGGCATCATCATCAACTTCGCCGTGGTCAACGTGTTCTTCGTCGGCCAGCACTCCTACTCCGGGTTGTGA
- the resB gene encoding cytochrome c biogenesis protein ResB codes for MSTETKARTSATSGGSGTGAGIAQPRLGPIGWLRWMWRQLTSMRTALFLLLLLAIGAIPGSTFPQRSIDPARTAQYITDHPGIGPVLDRLGFFEVYSSPWFAAIYILLFISLIGCVLPRTKILWHQVRSAPPKAPRRLSRLAAHDEVEVDGDPEEVREALRAALRRRRYRVHAHDDQTLSAEKGYLREAGNLLFHIALIGVLIGVAWGHLLGWKGDVILPVGKTFANTLSRYDTFSPGPWVDVNALEPFTLRLDAMRVEFETDAQGRGQFGAPRDFEATTTFTDAQGTSEQRSIRVNHPLETGNGTVFLLGNGYAPKITVRDGEGTIIYSDATPFLPQDNFYTSVGAVKVPGATPKQLGFAGFFLPTGIIDDQGPRSLFPDALDPQLALTAFEGELFPSGRPQSVYSLDTEAMEAIPAADGTDQLRILLRPGQTFELPEGRGSITFDGVERFAGLSIRTDPGKSLTLVAALASLAGLVASLVIRRRRVFVRVGPGEGHSRTLVSVGGLAKDDDDGMPAEIEHLLTALEGRR; via the coding sequence GTGAGCACCGAGACGAAAGCCAGGACCAGCGCCACCAGTGGCGGCTCGGGGACCGGCGCCGGCATCGCCCAGCCGCGGCTCGGCCCGATCGGCTGGCTGCGCTGGATGTGGCGCCAGCTGACGAGCATGCGCACCGCGCTGTTCCTGCTCCTCCTGCTCGCCATCGGCGCGATCCCGGGGTCGACCTTCCCGCAACGCTCGATCGACCCCGCCCGCACCGCCCAGTACATCACCGACCACCCCGGCATCGGCCCGGTGCTCGACCGGCTCGGGTTCTTCGAGGTCTACTCCTCGCCGTGGTTCGCGGCCATCTACATCCTGCTGTTCATCTCCCTCATCGGCTGTGTCCTGCCGCGCACGAAGATCCTCTGGCACCAGGTGCGTTCGGCCCCGCCGAAGGCTCCTCGCCGCCTCAGCCGCCTCGCCGCCCACGACGAAGTCGAGGTCGACGGCGACCCCGAGGAGGTCCGTGAGGCGCTGCGGGCAGCGCTGCGCCGCCGCCGCTACCGGGTGCACGCCCACGACGACCAGACCCTCTCGGCGGAGAAGGGGTACCTGCGCGAGGCGGGCAACCTGCTCTTCCACATCGCTCTCATCGGTGTGCTCATCGGGGTCGCCTGGGGTCACCTGTTGGGCTGGAAGGGTGACGTGATCCTGCCCGTCGGCAAGACCTTCGCCAACACGTTGTCCCGCTACGACACCTTCAGCCCGGGGCCCTGGGTCGACGTCAACGCCCTCGAGCCGTTCACCCTTCGCCTCGATGCGATGCGGGTGGAGTTCGAGACCGACGCCCAGGGCAGGGGCCAGTTCGGGGCGCCGCGCGACTTCGAGGCGACGACGACGTTCACCGATGCCCAGGGCACGAGCGAGCAGCGGTCGATCCGGGTGAACCACCCCCTGGAGACCGGCAACGGCACGGTGTTCCTCCTCGGCAACGGCTACGCCCCGAAGATCACCGTGCGCGACGGCGAGGGCACGATCATCTACAGCGACGCCACGCCGTTCCTGCCGCAGGACAACTTCTACACCTCCGTCGGTGCCGTCAAGGTGCCCGGGGCGACGCCGAAGCAGCTCGGCTTCGCCGGGTTCTTCCTGCCGACCGGGATCATCGACGACCAGGGCCCGCGCTCGCTCTTCCCCGACGCCCTCGACCCCCAGCTGGCGCTCACGGCCTTCGAGGGCGAGCTCTTCCCGAGCGGGCGGCCGCAGTCGGTCTACTCCCTCGACACCGAGGCCATGGAGGCCATCCCGGCGGCCGACGGCACCGACCAGCTGCGCATCCTGCTGCGGCCGGGGCAGACCTTCGAGCTGCCGGAGGGGCGTGGGTCGATCACCTTCGACGGGGTCGAGCGCTTCGCCGGCCTGTCGATCCGCACCGATCCCGGCAAGAGCCTCACCCTCGTCGCCGCGCTCGCCAGCCTGGCCGGGCTCGTGGCCTCCCTGGTCATCCGCCGTCGAAGGGTGTTCGTGCGGGTTGGGCCGGGGGAGGGGCACAGTCGTACGCTGGTTTCCGTCGGAGGCCTCGCCAAGGACGACGACGACGGGATGCCCGCCGAGATCGAGCATCTCCTGACCGCACTCGAAGGACGCCGATGA
- a CDS encoding cytochrome c biogenesis CcdA family protein: MAVAVLAGLVSFASPCVLPLVPGFLGYVTGLTGEPLAQRSRSRLVTGALLFVLGFTLVFVLGAIFVTSAGRALIEHRVLLMRLGGVVVIVMGLVFLGVGGQREAKIAWRPKAGLAGAPLLGAVFALGWAPCTGPTLAAVLVMASATADPQVARSVTLATAYGLGLGLPFILIAAGLDRAGRASGWLRRRQRTIQVVGGVMLVLVGLLMVTGLWGDLNTWIQSELVIGFEVAV, translated from the coding sequence ATGGCCGTGGCCGTGCTGGCCGGGTTGGTGTCGTTCGCCAGCCCGTGCGTGCTGCCCCTCGTGCCGGGCTTCCTCGGCTACGTCACCGGCCTGACCGGTGAACCGCTCGCGCAGCGCTCACGCAGCCGCCTGGTCACCGGGGCGCTGCTCTTCGTGCTCGGCTTCACCCTCGTCTTCGTGCTCGGCGCGATCTTCGTGACCTCGGCGGGCCGGGCGCTCATCGAGCACCGGGTGCTCCTCATGCGCCTCGGCGGAGTCGTCGTCATCGTCATGGGGCTGGTCTTCCTCGGGGTGGGCGGTCAGCGCGAGGCCAAGATCGCGTGGCGGCCCAAGGCAGGGCTGGCCGGGGCGCCGTTGCTCGGGGCCGTCTTCGCCCTCGGCTGGGCTCCGTGCACGGGCCCGACCCTGGCCGCGGTGCTCGTCATGGCCAGCGCGACCGCCGACCCGCAGGTGGCGCGCAGCGTCACCCTCGCCACGGCATACGGGCTGGGCCTCGGGCTGCCGTTCATCCTCATCGCTGCCGGACTGGACCGCGCCGGGCGCGCCTCGGGGTGGCTGCGGCGGCGCCAGCGCACCATTCAGGTCGTCGGGGGCGTGATGCTCGTGCTCGTCGGGCTGCTCATGGTCACCGGGTTGTGGGGCGACCTCAACACGTGGATCCAGAGCGAGCTCGTGATCGGTTTCGAGGTGGCGGTGTGA
- a CDS encoding TlpA family protein disulfide reductase, whose protein sequence is MSGRPLARWAGWVAAATLLLGTAACTSDPNSVAEQAKAGDQKGYVSGDGAVETIPAADRAEPVQLSGRLLDGADWSSDSARGEVLVLNVWGSWCAPCVAEAPELQQVWSEFDAADAPVQFMGINFREDPARGAAFEKKAGITYPSLTDESGVLILELQGKAPTVPTTLVLDRDGRIASRVNGPVSASTLRALVEDAVAESSPTASPS, encoded by the coding sequence ATGAGCGGCAGACCCCTCGCCCGGTGGGCCGGGTGGGTGGCTGCGGCCACCCTGCTGCTCGGCACGGCCGCGTGCACGAGCGACCCGAACTCGGTGGCCGAACAGGCCAAGGCCGGCGACCAGAAGGGCTACGTCTCCGGTGACGGTGCCGTCGAGACGATCCCCGCGGCAGACCGGGCCGAACCGGTCCAGCTCTCCGGCCGGCTGCTCGACGGCGCCGACTGGTCGAGCGACTCCGCCCGCGGCGAGGTGCTCGTCCTCAACGTCTGGGGTTCGTGGTGCGCGCCCTGCGTCGCCGAGGCCCCGGAGCTCCAGCAGGTGTGGTCCGAGTTCGACGCCGCCGACGCGCCGGTGCAGTTCATGGGCATCAACTTCCGTGAGGATCCCGCGCGAGGGGCGGCGTTCGAGAAGAAGGCCGGCATCACCTACCCGAGCCTGACCGACGAGTCCGGGGTGTTGATCCTCGAGCTCCAGGGCAAGGCCCCCACGGTGCCGACCACCCTCGTGCTCGACCGCGACGGACGCATCGCCTCGCGCGTCAACGGCCCCGTGTCGGCCAGCACGTTGCGGGCACTGGTCGAGGATGCCGTTGCCGAGTCGAGCCCGACCGCCTCACCATCGTGA
- a CDS encoding histidine phosphatase family protein — translation MSTFPRAPGGPGGAGPTGDEPQRTVVHLLRHGEVHNPGRVLYGRLPGYHLSELGRHMAELAAEHLGDHDITHVVSSPLERARETAAPIAQGHELEITIDDRVIEADNAFEGLPVAGGAGLLKHPRLYPKFLNPLRPSWGEPYVEIVERMRLAIIDARAAARGHEAVIVSHQAPIWMIRLATEGRPLWHNPARRECSLASLTSLTFLGDELLSLSYSEPAASLLAQAQPGAGA, via the coding sequence ATGTCGACCTTTCCCCGTGCACCTGGCGGCCCCGGCGGGGCCGGGCCCACCGGTGACGAGCCGCAGCGCACGGTCGTCCACCTCCTGCGGCACGGTGAGGTCCACAACCCCGGCCGGGTGCTCTACGGGCGGTTGCCCGGCTACCACCTGTCCGAGCTGGGGCGGCACATGGCCGAGCTGGCGGCCGAGCACCTCGGCGACCACGACATCACCCACGTCGTGTCCAGCCCGCTCGAGCGGGCGCGGGAGACCGCGGCCCCGATCGCGCAGGGCCACGAGCTGGAGATCACCATCGACGACCGGGTCATCGAGGCGGACAACGCCTTCGAGGGCCTGCCGGTCGCCGGGGGAGCGGGTCTGCTCAAGCACCCGCGCCTGTACCCGAAGTTCCTCAACCCGTTACGGCCCTCATGGGGTGAGCCGTACGTCGAGATCGTCGAGCGGATGCGCCTGGCGATCATCGACGCCCGGGCTGCGGCCCGCGGGCACGAAGCGGTCATCGTCAGCCACCAGGCGCCGATCTGGATGATCCGCCTCGCCACCGAGGGCCGCCCGCTGTGGCACAACCCGGCCAGGCGCGAGTGCTCCCTGGCGTCGCTCACCTCGCTGACGTTCCTCGGCGACGAGCTGCTGTCGCTCTCCTACAGCGAGCCGGCCGCATCGCTGCTCGCTCAGGCCCAGCCCGGGGCGGGCGCATGA
- the hemL gene encoding glutamate-1-semialdehyde 2,1-aminomutase: protein MSPDPTPHASRTATSASTASDAPASAALLERARAVTPGGVNSPVRAFRAVGGTPRFMASGRGPYLTDVDGREYVDLVCSWGPMILGHAHPAVLDAVRSAAARGFSFGTPSENEVLLAEEIVARVDPVQQVRLVSSGTEATMSAIRLARGFTGRSLVVKFAGHYHGHVDSLLVSAGSGLATFALPDSAGVPAEMAAETLVLPYNDVDALEAVFAARGSEIACLVTEAAAGNMGVVPPDPGFTQALRRVTAEHGALLVSDEVMTGFRVSRAGWWGHEGLDLAPDLMTFGKVMGGGFPAAAFGGRADVMALLAPDGPVYQAGTLSGNPVATAAGLATLRACDDALYARLREVSSAIAAAASDALSAAGVPHRVQWAGSMFSVFFREGAVRTYDDARQQDAAAFGRFFHAMLDAGVYLPPSAFESWFVSGAHDDAAVERVLAALPGAAAAAADTGRG from the coding sequence GTGAGCCCTGACCCGACACCCCACGCCAGCCGCACCGCGACCAGCGCGTCCACCGCGAGCGACGCCCCGGCATCCGCCGCCCTCCTCGAGCGCGCCCGCGCCGTCACCCCCGGCGGGGTCAACTCCCCGGTGCGCGCCTTCCGCGCGGTCGGTGGCACCCCCCGGTTCATGGCGAGCGGGCGCGGCCCGTACCTCACCGACGTCGACGGCCGCGAGTACGTGGACCTCGTGTGCAGCTGGGGGCCGATGATCCTCGGTCACGCGCACCCCGCCGTGCTGGATGCCGTCCGCTCGGCCGCCGCTCGCGGGTTCAGCTTCGGCACCCCCTCGGAGAACGAGGTGCTGCTCGCCGAGGAGATCGTCGCCCGCGTCGACCCCGTGCAGCAGGTGCGCCTGGTCTCCAGCGGCACCGAGGCGACCATGAGCGCCATCCGCCTCGCCCGCGGCTTCACGGGCCGCAGCCTGGTCGTGAAGTTCGCCGGGCACTACCACGGCCACGTCGACTCGCTGCTGGTCAGCGCCGGCTCGGGGCTGGCCACGTTCGCGCTGCCGGACTCGGCCGGGGTGCCCGCCGAGATGGCCGCCGAGACCCTCGTCCTGCCCTACAACGACGTCGACGCGCTCGAGGCCGTCTTCGCCGCCCGGGGCAGCGAGATCGCTTGCCTCGTCACCGAGGCCGCGGCCGGCAACATGGGCGTCGTCCCCCCGGACCCGGGGTTCACGCAGGCCCTGCGCCGGGTGACGGCCGAGCACGGCGCGCTGTTGGTGTCGGACGAGGTGATGACCGGGTTCCGCGTCAGTCGCGCCGGCTGGTGGGGTCACGAAGGGCTCGACCTGGCGCCCGACCTCATGACGTTCGGCAAGGTCATGGGTGGGGGCTTTCCCGCTGCAGCGTTCGGCGGCCGGGCCGACGTCATGGCCCTGCTCGCCCCCGACGGGCCGGTCTACCAGGCGGGCACCCTCTCCGGGAACCCCGTCGCCACGGCGGCCGGGCTGGCCACGCTGCGCGCCTGCGACGACGCGCTCTACGCCCGCCTGCGTGAGGTGTCGAGCGCGATCGCCGCCGCGGCATCCGATGCCCTGAGCGCGGCCGGGGTGCCCCACCGCGTCCAGTGGGCGGGCTCGATGTTCTCCGTCTTCTTCCGCGAGGGGGCGGTGCGCACCTACGACGACGCGCGCCAGCAGGACGCCGCGGCCTTCGGCCGCTTCTTCCACGCCATGCTGGATGCCGGGGTGTACCTGCCGCCGAGCGCCTTCGAGTCGTGGTTCGTCTCCGGGGCGCACGACGACGCAGCCGTCGAGCGGGTGCTGGCAGCGCTGCCGGGGGCCGCTGCGGCCGCGGCCGACACCGGGCGCGGCTGA
- a CDS encoding MarR family winged helix-turn-helix transcriptional regulator: MAGVTSADDTGGVDGEPGVRWLSHEEQIAWRAYLRASRELTVAFERDLQDVGISLPEYELMSMLSEAPDAQMRMSTLASLIVQSRSRVTHTAARLERRGWVRRTPAPDDGRGVLLRLTEGGRVALDSFAVVHIASVRRHLIDVLTAEQLATLGATMQIVRDAYAADPTMRGAVTIA; encoded by the coding sequence ATGGCAGGAGTGACGTCAGCCGACGACACGGGTGGTGTTGACGGCGAGCCTGGGGTCCGGTGGCTCAGCCACGAGGAGCAGATCGCCTGGCGCGCCTACCTGCGCGCCTCTCGTGAGCTCACGGTGGCGTTCGAGCGTGACCTCCAGGACGTCGGGATCAGCCTGCCCGAGTACGAGCTGATGTCGATGCTCTCCGAGGCACCCGACGCGCAGATGCGGATGTCGACGCTGGCGTCCCTCATCGTGCAGTCCCGCAGCCGCGTGACCCACACGGCCGCCCGGCTCGAGCGTCGCGGCTGGGTGCGCCGAACGCCGGCCCCCGACGACGGCCGTGGGGTGCTGCTGCGCCTCACCGAGGGCGGGCGGGTCGCGCTCGACTCCTTCGCCGTCGTCCACATCGCGAGCGTCCGGCGCCATCTCATCGACGTGCTGACTGCCGAGCAGTTAGCCACCCTGGGTGCCACGATGCAGATCGTGCGCGACGCCTACGCCGCCGACCCGACCATGCGCGGCGCCGTCACCATCGCCTGA
- a CDS encoding YceI family protein, giving the protein MSNARTTLDGLTPGTWSIDPTHAEVGFIARHLMVAKVRGKFTEFAGTVEVAEQLADSVANVTIKTASVDTGTADRDAHLRSADFFDSETYPEMTFVSTSFDGSTLVGDLTIKGVTKPVTLDVEFNGVATDPWGNDKAGFEAKGELNRTDWGLTWNAALEKGGVLVSEKITLVIDVELGKQA; this is encoded by the coding sequence ATGAGCAACGCGCGCACCACCCTGGACGGCCTCACCCCCGGCACCTGGAGCATCGACCCCACCCACGCCGAGGTGGGTTTCATCGCCCGCCACCTCATGGTGGCCAAGGTCCGCGGCAAGTTCACCGAGTTCGCCGGCACCGTCGAGGTGGCCGAGCAGCTCGCTGACAGCGTCGCGAACGTGACCATCAAGACGGCATCCGTCGACACGGGCACCGCCGACCGCGACGCCCACCTGCGCAGCGCCGACTTCTTCGACTCCGAGACCTACCCGGAGATGACCTTCGTCAGCACCTCGTTCGATGGTTCCACCCTCGTCGGGGACCTGACGATCAAGGGCGTCACCAAGCCCGTGACCCTCGACGTCGAGTTCAACGGTGTCGCGACCGACCCGTGGGGCAACGACAAGGCCGGCTTCGAGGCCAAGGGCGAGCTCAACCGCACCGACTGGGGCCTGACCTGGAACGCGGCCCTCGAGAAGGGTGGCGTGCTCGTCTCCGAGAAGATCACGCTCGTCATCGACGTGGAGCTCGGCAAGCAGGCCTGA
- a CDS encoding NYN domain-containing protein, producing MADAARTTYLLVDGENIDATLGTSILGRRPRPEERPRWERLLQFARDQWDQPAQGLFFLAANSELPMTFVQALLAIGYRPIPLSGAPGQKVVDIAIQRTLTELRTREADVVLVSNDGDFVEEVGELLDGRRVGLVGFVEFRNHAFNQLVELGLETFDLEYDVMAFNERLPRVRVIAIDEFDPAQFL from the coding sequence ATGGCTGACGCAGCGCGCACCACCTACCTGCTCGTCGACGGCGAGAACATCGACGCCACGCTGGGCACCTCGATCCTCGGCCGCCGACCGCGCCCGGAGGAGCGTCCCCGGTGGGAGCGGCTGCTGCAGTTCGCGCGCGATCAGTGGGACCAGCCTGCTCAGGGCCTGTTCTTCCTCGCGGCCAACTCCGAGCTGCCCATGACGTTCGTGCAGGCCCTGCTCGCCATCGGCTACCGCCCCATCCCGCTGTCAGGCGCACCGGGGCAGAAGGTCGTCGACATCGCCATCCAGCGCACGCTGACCGAGCTGCGCACGCGCGAGGCCGACGTCGTCCTCGTCAGCAACGACGGTGACTTCGTCGAGGAGGTCGGCGAGCTGCTCGACGGGCGCCGCGTGGGCCTCGTCGGATTCGTGGAGTTCCGCAACCACGCGTTCAACCAGCTCGTCGAGCTCGGGCTGGAGACCTTCGACCTCGAGTACGACGTCATGGCCTTCAACGAGCGGCTCCCGCGCGTGCGGGTCATCGCCATCGACGAGTTCGACCCGGCCCAGTTCCTCTGA
- a CDS encoding L,D-transpeptidase, translating into MTGRKKVLLGGVAGLAVVLGGAGTAYAAHFQDRALPGSTVAGQSVAGLSRDEVAAAVRERADDVEVTLEAGEATRTASLADLGYAVDVDATVDAVFANRTWSTYATSLMSSREVDAVVTTDPAATDVVIADLVKDSGGIGVDATVTLAKDKKSFVVVPAVAGKTVVESTFQDAVGAAARDLTSASTVVEFTEAVPDVTTDEAQAVADKANALAKTPVAVSDGEDTHKASVARKVSWISIPVTDGALGEPTIRADKVKAWAAKLAKEAKVEPRAGLRNVTQSGDVKTVVTKARDGKEVSNADALATAAVAALSGGKAYEGTFDYKTTKATWKERTIADGAERLAYPAAPGEKWIDVNLSRHTMTAYIGAKAVYGPIAMVDGQAEKPTVRGTFKVYYKRELMTMRGNNADGTRYETPNVPWSSFFHEGFALHGAPWRSSFGYSASHGCVNLPVGVAKWVYDFAPIGTPVVSH; encoded by the coding sequence ATGACCGGGCGTAAGAAGGTGCTGCTCGGCGGCGTGGCGGGGCTCGCGGTGGTGCTCGGGGGTGCAGGCACGGCGTATGCCGCCCACTTCCAGGACCGCGCCCTCCCGGGCAGCACGGTGGCGGGCCAGTCCGTGGCCGGGCTCTCGCGCGATGAGGTGGCGGCCGCGGTGCGTGAGCGCGCCGACGACGTCGAGGTGACGCTGGAGGCCGGCGAGGCGACCCGCACGGCATCCCTGGCCGACCTGGGCTACGCGGTCGACGTCGACGCGACGGTCGACGCCGTCTTCGCCAACCGCACCTGGTCGACGTACGCCACGTCCCTGATGTCCAGCCGCGAGGTCGACGCCGTCGTGACCACCGACCCCGCTGCGACCGACGTGGTCATCGCCGACCTCGTCAAGGACTCCGGTGGCATCGGCGTCGACGCCACGGTGACGCTCGCCAAGGACAAGAAGTCGTTCGTCGTCGTCCCGGCCGTCGCCGGCAAGACCGTCGTCGAGAGCACCTTCCAGGATGCCGTGGGAGCGGCGGCGCGTGACCTCACCTCGGCGAGCACCGTCGTCGAGTTCACCGAGGCCGTGCCCGACGTGACCACCGATGAGGCGCAGGCCGTGGCGGACAAGGCCAATGCGCTGGCCAAGACCCCCGTGGCGGTCTCCGACGGTGAGGACACGCACAAGGCGTCCGTGGCGCGCAAGGTCTCGTGGATCAGCATCCCGGTCACCGACGGGGCGCTGGGTGAGCCGACGATCAGGGCCGACAAGGTCAAGGCGTGGGCGGCCAAGCTGGCCAAGGAGGCCAAGGTCGAGCCACGCGCGGGTCTGCGCAACGTGACCCAGTCCGGTGACGTCAAGACCGTGGTGACCAAGGCTCGCGACGGCAAGGAGGTCTCCAACGCCGATGCGCTCGCCACGGCTGCGGTGGCCGCCCTGTCCGGGGGCAAGGCCTACGAGGGCACCTTCGACTACAAGACCACCAAGGCCACGTGGAAGGAGCGGACCATCGCGGACGGCGCCGAGCGCCTCGCGTACCCCGCGGCCCCGGGCGAGAAGTGGATCGACGTCAACCTCAGCCGGCACACCATGACGGCCTACATCGGGGCGAAGGCCGTCTACGGCCCGATCGCCATGGTCGATGGGCAGGCCGAGAAGCCGACCGTGCGCGGCACGTTCAAGGTCTACTACAAGCGCGAGCTGATGACGATGCGCGGCAACAACGCGGATGGCACGCGCTACGAGACGCCCAACGTGCCGTGGAGCTCGTTCTTCCACGAGGGCTTCGCCCTGCACGGAGCGCCCTGGCGGTCATCGTTCGGCTACTCCGCGTCACACGGCTGCGTCAACCTGCCGGTCGGGGTCGCGAAGTGGGTCTACGACTTCGCCCCCATCGGCACCCCGGTCGTCTCCCACTGA